A region of the Anaerolineales bacterium genome:
GGACCAGCTTGCACTTCGGGCAGCGTTTGCGTACGGACGATGTCACTTTCATGGTTCCTGCACTCCTTTTTCTGCTTGAGCCAAACGACCCATTATACCGGCCGGATTGCGTTCCGAAAAGCCCGTCCCCGCACGGCGCCCTTGCCCGCTCTTGGGCCGTGGGCGAGGCCGCTCACGCAGCCGACGCGACCCCCAAGCCGGAAACCGCCCGACTCCGCTCACGGGACGGTGAGGATCTGCGGCTCCGCGTCGGTCACCGCCACGGTGTGCTCGAAATGCGCCGTCAGCGACAGGTCGCGCGAGACAACCGTCCACTCGTCCGGAAGCACGCGGGTGTCAGGCGTGCCGACGATCACCATCGGCTCCAGCGCGATGGTCATCCCCGGCCGCAGGAGGACGCCCGATCCGGGCCGCATGTAGTTCGGCACCTGCGGTTCTTCGTGCATCGCCCGCCCGACCCCGTGGCTGGTGTAGTTGCGCACCATGAAGAACCCCGCCCGCTCCGCCACTCGCTGCATCGCCGCCGAGACGTCGCCGGTTTTCTTGCCGGGCCGCATCATATCGATCGCCGCGTGCAGAGCCTCCTCGGTCGCCTCCAGGAGCCGCCGGGAGAGCTCGTCCGGCTCCCCGACATACACCGAAAACGCCGCGTCGCCGACAAACCCGTCGAAGATCGCGCCGCAATCCACGCTGACCAGGTCGCCCTCGCGGA
Encoded here:
- the map gene encoding type I methionyl aminopeptidase, which produces MAPLRGITLKSKRELAIMREAGRVNALALAAAKAAIRPGATTADVDEAAAELLKKHGAQPAFLGYGQPPYPAVTCVSVNEELVHGIPGKRRIREGDLVSVDCGAIFDGFVGDAAFSVYVGEPDELSRRLLEATEEALHAAIDMMRPGKKTGDVSAAMQRVAERAGFFMVRNYTSHGVGRAMHEEPQVPNYMRPGSGVLLRPGMTIALEPMVIVGTPDTRVLPDEWTVVSRDLSLTAHFEHTVAVTDAEPQILTVP